ATTAGGTCCTTTCACAATCATAAATCTTAAACGTTTGTAAGGGACTAACCTGTTTTTTAACTTTCGCAAGTTCAGCTTGTAACTCATTAACCTTTGCCAGGAGATGAATCTGATTCTCTTGCATTTCAGAAATAGACTTGTGCTTCACTTGGAAGCAAGCTAATCTGGTCTTACTCATATTTATGCCCATTGCTCTCATACGACCAGGATTATCAGGTCCTAACAGTTGGTTGAGTTCATCTTCATCTTGATTTGTGCCAGATGATTGATTAGTACCTTGCACAATCTCAGCTGCCTTTCGCTGTGCATCAGAAAACAAACCAATAAAATTAGAAGACAACATCAGTAAAAGAGATCATCATGTTTGTAACTCACAATCTTCTCAGCGGCATTCGTGTTAATCAGAGTCCCATCTTTTCTGGTACGTGACTTCACCCAGACTTTAAGCCTCGACACTTCAGATGGGTTGGCAGAACCTTTTTTCTATGGAAATATTATATATCAGTAGCCTTATATCATCAGTTATAATGAAAGAACATTTAGCATGTAGGCTTACCATCTCTTCTGCTAGTCTCACCATACCCTTGCGACTACATGTGTGAGGTATCTGGTTGCGTCTTCTCTCCTTGTAGCTATCACTCAGAGCCTATAATATGATATGTTAATATGTGATCTACTTAGCATATAAATATCTTACTCAATTCTAAATGTATACCTTGAATTCAGTGCTAGTTTTCAGCTTAACGAATTTGCGCCACTCAACGGGGGGAACGTTCTTCGGTCTGAGATTCATCCTTTGTTGGTTATTGTCAGCTGCATTAATCTGAGTAACTAAGCGTGACTTGGATGACCTCCATAATCCTCCCATCTGCTTAAGCACTGCAGTTCTTTGATATTCCTCATCAACTTCAAACCTTGCCTGCATTCACTTAGTAAACAAATCAGTAATATATATCATTAACTTATTTAATTTGCATATACCATAGTATTGAAATTGTACCTGAACCGATTTCCAGAGCACTGTCTTCACATCTTCGGTGATTTTTTTCCAACATTCAATTGTGACAGGAACGTGTTCCCTTACCAATGGTCCTAAATATGAAGACAATTTCACAGAACCAAGACCGTAAGGTTCTCCCATGAAAGTGAAATCTACATGCACTCTGCTGTTTGGATCTTTAGCTATGTCTTTCATCATTGTTGGTCCACGCTTTCTCTTACGGGAGTTTGAATCTTCTGGCTCTGAAACAGTAGTCTGTCCGATCTCTCCTTCAGGCTCACTATCATCTCGTTGTGTCTCAGGTTGCTCATCTTCATCTTGTGGTTGTGTCTCAGGTTGCTCATCTTCATCTTGTGGTTGTGTCTCAGGTTGCTCATCTTCATCTTGCGGTTCTGCCAAATGCTGCTCACCTGTATCTGCTTCTATTTCATGTTGCTGACCTGGTACCAAAGTACACACgaactcaacatcatcatctgcttgttttgctttattttttggtttccttcctcttttgtttttctttgcacCGGCCATATCAATTTACctgaaaaaaattatgaaaggaAGAATTAATTCCAAACTAACACACTGATAAATCCAATCAAACAGACCAAGACCaaccaatcaaacaatcaacaagCAGACAGACAATGACCAAGCCAAACAAACATACAgacaatgaaaataataaaaaaggataCGATTCACACATATATGCCTTCACAATCAGTTCTGACGTTCTCTGCCTCATCAATGTCAACTTCCATGTCGATATTTGAAGGCAATGGCCCAATGTCTGCATTCCCCTCTTGAATATCTTCCTTACTGTATCTTCTCGAAGGACCTCTCATAACAGTATACCAGTGTGATGACTCATCTTCCCGAGAGTAAAAGACTTGCTTTGCTTGAGATGCTAGAATGTAAGGATCACTTGCAAAGGATGCTTGACTATGATGGAGGTTAACAAGGGTGAAACCATCTTCAATCTTCACTCCATTACCCTTTACTGCCCATTCACACCGGAACAGAGGGACATAGAAGACATTATAATCAATCAAAATGATGTCAGTTACTCTGCTGTAATAAGAAACCAGATCGACGACCTGTGATGTATCTCTAGCACTAAATCTACAGACTGCTGTAGCCTCATAATAAACCCCACTATTCTTACATCTCCTATCAATTGACGTTGTGTGAAACCTCTGCCCATTAACTATGAATCCTGTATAAGACCTTGCAGAACAACGTGGACCATAAGCTATCCACTTAAGTGTTTCTTCATGCTCGGTAGAATCAAGAGGCACCTAACAAAGTAAAATCAAGTCAAAAACATGTCTGCGGCAACAgagaaattataaaaacaagTCAGTAACCTGTTCTTTTAGCCAAGTTGCGAAATGCTTTGTGTGCATACTCCATAAGGTTGATGCATCTCGACGACATTTTGCATATGTGTCTTGTAAATACTGTAGATGCTCACTGGTAAGAAAATTAAAGCACAATAAATGGATCAGTTGGTTAatcagaaaacaaataaaaataagtgAGATTAGATACTTACTCTACGTATGGTTCGACGATAGCCATGTTTTGGATGATAGCAAGATGTGCTATTTTCTTTTCCATTTCAGGCAGAGTAATTGAAGTGCTCTTCGATATTGGACGACCTTCTAAGATGGAGTTGTTCTCATACTCTGTGTTTCTGTCTGTTTTTTCTTCAACGTTTGTTGTCTTCTTCAAAAATTCACTGCAAAATCTGATACATTCTTCAGCTAAATACGACTCAGCAATGCACCCCTCAGGTCTTGCAGGATTTCTCACAAAGTCTTTGAGGACTTTTATGTACCTGAGAGGAAAGCGAGTGTAGATTGATTAGTAAAAGTGAGTATAGCCAAAATTTAAAACAGTCATATAAATAATACCTCTCAAATGGGTACATCCATCTAAATTGGACAGGTCCACCAAGGCGGGCTTCCCTTCCTAGGTGCACAGTCAAATGGACCATGATATCAAAGAAGCTTGGAGGGAAAAATCTTTCAAACAAGCATAGAGTCTCAACAATCTCAGCTTCCATAACCAACAGCTTCTCCCTATCAATCACTCTCTGACACAAAATATTGAAGAATGCGCACAACCTCAAAATGGCTAGCCTAGGTCCTTTAGGTAACAATCCTTTAAGCGCAATCGGAAGAAGTTGCTGCATCAAAACATGATAGTCATGGGATTTCAAACCTGATACTTTACAGTCATCTAGTGAAACACCTCTTGAAATGTTTGAGCAATATCCATCTGGCCCTTTGAAGTCAAATAGTCTTCTGCAAAAGATCTTCTTCTCGGCCTTAGACAAAAACCACGGTGTTGGAGGAAGATATGTTCGTTTTCCTTGGATTTTAGGGTGCAACTCCGGCCTAATACCAAGATCCTCCAGATCTTTGCGAGCAGCAAGACCATCCTTAGATTTCCCACAGTGCAACAATGTGGAAACTAAACTCGCAGCCACATTCCTCTCCACATGCATGACATCCAAGTTGTGTCTCACAGGAAGTTCCTACGTAAAacagaaaaaacataaaaaaatcagTACTCAACATCAGAGCTTaaatcagagaaaaaaaatcataaacagaAACAGAAAAATTCATCAACAGAAACAGAAAAATTAATACCTCCCAGTATGGTAGTCTGAAGAAGATTGATCTCTTCTTCCACCGAGATATCTCATCTTCATCTACTTgaacctcttcctcttcctcttcctctgatTCACTGGATAAAGACTCAACATCAGAGCTTACTTCAGTACTCTGAATCCTTTTCCTCTTACTTGCAGatcttttaaaatttccaaaGTCATTGTTGAAGTTtctcagattttgagaaatttcacgACCTGTCAGTATTCTACCCCTTCTTCCTTGTTCGGATTTTCCTTCAAACCACTTCTTCTTTCCCCTAAAACTATGAGCTGGTGGCAGACCCTTTCTGTGGCACATGTAGACATGTTTCCTGCTGAACTTTAGCCACATACTATCTGTCTTCTTTCCACATAACTGACACCCCATTTTCCCCTTGACTTTACAGCCTGCAAGATTCCCATAAGCTGGGAAATCATTGATCGTCCAAAGCAGCATTGCCTTAAGATTAAAAGTACTACGACTTACAGCGTCGTAGGTTACCTCTCAACTGCTCCACAGATGGTTTAGATCGTCGATGAGGGGTTCTAAGTACACATCGATGCTATTACCAGGCTGTTGTGGACCAGGAATCAACAAGGAAAGCATGATGTTCTCCTTCTTCATGCATAGGTCAGGCGGCAAGTTGTAGTTCACTAGCAAAACAGGCCAGCAACTGTACATCGAATTCTTCATATTGAAGGGATTAAATCCGTCAGTTGAAAGACCAAGCCTCATGTTCCTTTCTTCTGCTGCAAAGGCCGGGTGTTTTGCATTCATCTGATCCCATGTGACTGAATCAACCGGGTGTCGAAGTTTTCCGTCAATGCTTTTGTTGGTGAAGTGCCACCTCAAATCTTTTGCCATTTGCTCAGACCTGAACATCCTCTTCAGTCTTGGTATGATGGGAAAGTAACGTAATACTTTCTGTGGGAcgcctttcttcttctcaccaGTGTGCATATTGGTCTTCCATCTTGAAGCCTTGCATTTTGGACACTTTTCAAGCTTCTTGTACCTCTTTCTGAATAGACAGCAGTCATTGACGCATGCATGAATCTTCTCGTAGCCCATATCAAAGGATTTCAGAAATTTCTTCACCTCATACAGCGAAGTGTGGAGCACATTATCCTCTGGTAACATCTCCGGTAAGGTCTCAAGCAGATCGTTGAAGCTTTTGTCAGACCATCCATTCTGTGTCTTCAGTCTGAATAAAGAAACAATGGCGGATAGCTTGCTGTGTGATGCACAACTCGGATACAATGGAGTCTCTGCATCAGCTATCTTTGCCAAgaattcatcttctttcttgtcGTCTCCCTCTGCCATCTCAGATAACTCCCCAGTACCAGCTAACTCTTCATCAAAACACTCAGCGGCTCTGTATAACCCGAAGATCTCATCATTCCACTGACTTGTGCTGCTTTCAGATACAACTCTAGACTCCAATTCTCCATGAAGATACCAATCAGACCGCTTCTTGTAAGACTCATCCATTCCCCTAGTAACTAGATGATCAACTACCACAGCTCCTGAGTGACGATCAATATTACGGCAGTCAATGCAGGGACAAACAATCATATCAGTTCTTCCCAGACCTCCAGCCACATCTCGTACAAAATTTGAAGCCCCTCTCTCATACGCAGGATCAACTCTGCAATGGAGCatgaaaagcaaaacaaaaataaagagagtTAAGTCTCTCAACACATACTGAAACATatcaaataataacaaaaataaacgaaTTAAGTACCTGCTAAGATGAACCCATGCCTTGTCCACCATTATATTGCTAAACTGAAACTGAAACTTCACTAACAATTTTTTGACAAATTGTCATCAGAGTCATCAGTATAATCACTCAGAATACTCAGAACTTGTCCTCGATTTCATAGTAAAAGCAGTCAGAGTCAGAAGAAATAACATAATATCACACAACGCAACGATTCTGAACAAATCTACTACGATTCTGAACAAAAACGAAAACAGATTCACACAACACAATGAGAATCGAGCTGCTAAAACTAAAACGAAAACAGATTCACACAACACAATGACAATCGAGCTAACTATCAACACAGAGATGAGATGAATCAAATCAGGAAAGAGCAGAGCTAACTAACAACACGGATTTGAGCTAACTATCGACACAGAGATGGCGTAATGGCGACCTTCGATACCTTCAGGGACGGAAATGGTATCGGAATGGTGGATGACGGAGCTTTAATTGGCGGATGGGAGAGGCGGAACTCGATTAGAGGTCTAATGGAAAGGGGGGAAAATTAGGATTATGTGAGAAAGAGGGGAAAATTAGGGAAGATAGAGGGATAACACGATTAGAGAGAGGGAAAGTGAGttgattaatgattttttactAAGTGTGTACGCGGAATAGCTAATTTTGGGTTCCCGCTTAATGAAAAACTATGATAGCAATTATATAGCGCtattaaactaaatttttttttaaagttcttaCAATAGCAGTTCGATAAAACGAGCTATCGTACTGTGCTATCAATGTGgactttttttgtagtgtatttaaagggttgggttttggtttgggtgggtttgctaatggtttaggtggtggtctgagtgcattgatgtaatcattatcgatagagggtaaccgcactcggtatgtcagaggtgcctgtcgatcgatgggaggtgtgt
The Brassica napus cultivar Da-Ae chromosome A1, Da-Ae, whole genome shotgun sequence DNA segment above includes these coding regions:
- the LOC106412977 gene encoding uncharacterized protein LOC106412977; the protein is MVDKAWVHLSRVDPAYERGASNFVRDVAGGLGRTDMIVCPCIDCRNIDRHSGAVVVDHLVTRGMDESYKKRSDWYLHGELESRVVSESSTSQWNDEIFGLYRAAECFDEELAGTGELSEMAEGDDKKEDEFLAKIADAETPLYPSCASHSKLSAIVSLFRLKTQNGWSDKSFNDLLETLPEMLPEDNVLHTSLYEVKKFLKSFDMGYEKIHACVNDCCLFRKRYKKLEKCPKCKASRWKTNMHTGEKKKGVPQKVLRYFPIIPRLKRMFRSEQMAKDLRWHFTNKSIDGKLRHPVDSVTWDQMNAKHPAFAAEERNMRLGLSTDGFNPFNMKNSMYSCWPVLLVNYNLPPDLCMKKENIMLSLLIPGPQQPGNSIDVYLEPLIDDLNHLWSS